A single genomic interval of Solimonas sp. K1W22B-7 harbors:
- a CDS encoding Ig-like domain-containing protein → MYKNSRGFLFAAVAALALSACGGGSVGEDGGTDPTTPVPAQLTLLASSPQLASDASAVTQGVSLIAIVKDNNNNAMAGVTVVFSTPDSGEIVVTNPAVTDDTGRVTAVLTTGGDPQNRIIDVSASVTGTSLRQTVSIGVVGTQLNVTGASSTQINTDTPYTVSLVDAAGDGISGQRVDVTTNAGNTVTPSSFVTNAAGQGVVMLRGTQAATRLTVTSLGLTQTVNVAVSTDQFRFVAPPAGAQVTEGSEVNIGPSRTLAVQWLTGAAGNPVANQPVEFRATHATLSATTVMTNASGIATVQVSSLQAGPTTVVASSTVLTRPSATLNFEFVATTPASISVQGVPANVSVNQTSEINATVFDANNNLVKNQTVDFTLNDITGGVLSSPSAVTNSQGIARITYTASSQTSAADGVVVTGRVRGTGIQGQARLTVGARAVSIQFGTGAELIVKDVSTYQMPWTVIVQDSSGNPVSDAVFTLAIQPIEYTKGLRADAFAGTATECVSEDAQPQFAGRGWNFNDILDSLDINGNGAIDPGETEDNNGNGSLTPGRPASVPRTVALQTDGTGRFDVTYPKEFGYFVRVRLIGTVRVNGTETRQTRDFDLAATENDFDNLPSESPYGTSNSCFDAN, encoded by the coding sequence ATGTACAAAAACTCTCGTGGATTCCTGTTCGCAGCGGTTGCCGCACTGGCGCTGTCTGCCTGTGGCGGTGGTTCGGTCGGCGAAGACGGCGGCACTGATCCGACGACCCCGGTCCCGGCTCAATTGACGCTGCTGGCCAGTTCGCCGCAGCTGGCGTCCGACGCCTCGGCCGTGACCCAGGGCGTGTCCCTGATCGCCATCGTCAAGGACAACAACAACAACGCAATGGCCGGAGTGACGGTGGTCTTTTCGACCCCCGATTCCGGCGAAATCGTGGTGACCAACCCCGCGGTTACCGATGATACCGGACGCGTGACCGCGGTCCTGACCACGGGCGGCGATCCGCAGAACCGGATCATCGATGTTTCCGCCTCGGTTACGGGTACCAGTCTCAGGCAGACGGTGTCGATCGGCGTGGTCGGCACCCAGTTGAATGTCACCGGCGCCAGCAGCACGCAGATCAATACGGATACCCCGTATACGGTTTCGCTGGTGGACGCTGCCGGCGACGGCATCTCGGGGCAGCGGGTCGACGTGACCACGAATGCCGGGAATACGGTGACGCCCTCCAGCTTCGTGACGAATGCCGCTGGACAGGGAGTCGTGATGTTGAGGGGCACACAGGCTGCGACGAGGCTGACAGTGACGTCGCTGGGACTCACCCAGACGGTAAACGTTGCGGTGTCCACTGATCAGTTCAGGTTCGTCGCACCGCCCGCGGGTGCCCAGGTCACCGAGGGCAGCGAGGTGAACATCGGGCCCTCCCGGACCCTGGCAGTGCAGTGGCTGACCGGCGCTGCGGGAAATCCTGTTGCGAACCAGCCTGTCGAGTTCCGCGCCACGCACGCGACGCTGTCCGCGACGACGGTCATGACCAACGCCAGTGGCATTGCCACGGTTCAGGTTTCGTCCCTGCAGGCCGGGCCTACCACCGTCGTGGCGTCCAGCACTGTGCTGACCAGGCCCTCCGCGACCCTGAATTTCGAGTTCGTGGCAACGACGCCGGCCAGCATCAGTGTGCAAGGTGTGCCGGCAAACGTTTCGGTCAACCAGACCAGCGAAATCAACGCCACGGTGTTCGATGCCAACAACAATCTGGTGAAGAACCAAACGGTGGATTTCACGCTGAACGACATCACCGGCGGTGTCCTGTCGTCCCCGAGCGCTGTCACGAACAGCCAGGGTATTGCCAGGATCACCTATACCGCGTCGTCGCAGACCAGCGCTGCCGACGGAGTGGTCGTTACCGGTCGCGTACGCGGCACGGGCATCCAGGGGCAGGCCCGGCTGACAGTCGGAGCGCGCGCGGTCAGCATCCAGTTCGGCACGGGCGCTGAACTGATCGTGAAGGATGTGTCCACCTACCAGATGCCCTGGACCGTCATTGTCCAGGATTCCAGCGGCAACCCTGTTTCGGATGCTGTTTTCACCCTTGCGATCCAGCCCATCGAATACACCAAGGGCCTTCGCGCCGACGCCTTCGCTGGCACCGCGACGGAATGCGTCTCCGAAGATGCTCAGCCGCAATTTGCGGGCCGTGGCTGGAACTTCAACGATATCCTCGATTCACTGGATATCAATGGCAATGGCGCGATTGACCCGGGTGAGACCGAGGACAACAACGGTAATGGAAGTCTGACCCCCGGCCGGCCGGCCTCTGTGCCTCGCACGGTGGCCTTGCAGACGGATGGTACCGGACGCTTCGATGTCACCTATCCGAAGGAGTTCGGCTATTTCGTACGGGTCCGCTTGATCGGTACCGTCAGAGTCAACGGAACGGAAACCCGGCAGACGCGCGACTTCGATCTCGCGGCTACCGAGAATGACTTCGACAATCTGCCTTCGGAAAGTCCCTACGGCACCAGCAACAGCTGCTTCGACGCCAACTGA
- the nth gene encoding endonuclease III, whose translation MNPAKRHQIFSRLRDANPAPTTELHYSTPFELLVAVVLSAQATDVGVNKATARLFPVANTPAAILQLGEDGLKQHIKTIGLYQTKAKNVIGLCRQLLELHGGEVPRERDALEALPGVGRKTANVVMNTAFGEATIAVDTHIFRVSNRTGLAPGKNVRQVEDRLLKFTPEEFRRDAHHWLILHGRYVCKALKPECMRCGIVDLCEYKQKRLPPELK comes from the coding sequence ATGAACCCCGCCAAGCGACACCAGATCTTCTCGCGCCTGCGCGACGCCAACCCGGCACCCACCACCGAGCTGCACTACAGCACGCCGTTCGAACTGCTGGTCGCCGTGGTGCTGTCCGCGCAGGCCACCGACGTCGGCGTCAACAAGGCCACCGCCAGGCTGTTCCCCGTGGCCAACACGCCGGCCGCGATCCTCCAGCTGGGCGAGGACGGCCTGAAGCAGCACATCAAGACCATCGGGCTCTACCAGACCAAGGCGAAGAACGTCATCGGCCTGTGCCGGCAGTTGCTGGAACTGCACGGCGGCGAAGTGCCGCGCGAGCGCGATGCACTGGAAGCCCTGCCCGGCGTCGGCCGCAAGACCGCCAACGTGGTGATGAACACCGCCTTCGGCGAGGCCACGATCGCGGTGGACACGCATATCTTCCGTGTCTCCAACCGCACCGGCCTGGCCCCCGGCAAGAACGTGCGCCAGGTGGAGGACCGCCTGCTCAAGTTCACGCCGGAGGAATTCCGCCGCGACGCCCACCATTGGCTGATCCTGCACGGCCGCTACGTCTGCAAGGCGCTCAAGCCCGAGTGCATGCGCTGCGGCATCGTCGATCTCTGCGAATACAAACAGAAACGCCTGCCCCCGGAACTGAAATGA
- a CDS encoding RnfABCDGE type electron transport complex subunit B, whose protein sequence is MPTLATRIDALLPQTQCQRCGYPACRPYADAVAEGTADINQCPPGGDEGIAALAALTGKSIKPMNPVNGAPITQAYVALIDEAVCIGCTKCIQVCPTDAILGASQLMHSVIAAECSGCELCLPACPVDCIVMAAAPDLSMPARAPQFRRRYEQRERRLARIADQRRSAHEQRKTLLKARAAASDPSEAPAPTDPVARALAAARAKAAKPQ, encoded by the coding sequence ATGCCTACTCTCGCAACCCGCATCGACGCCCTGCTCCCGCAGACGCAATGCCAGCGCTGCGGCTACCCCGCCTGCCGGCCCTACGCCGATGCGGTGGCCGAAGGCACTGCCGACATCAACCAGTGCCCTCCGGGCGGCGACGAAGGCATCGCCGCACTTGCGGCGCTCACCGGCAAATCCATCAAGCCGATGAACCCCGTCAACGGCGCGCCGATCACCCAGGCTTACGTCGCCCTGATCGACGAGGCGGTCTGCATCGGCTGCACAAAGTGCATCCAGGTCTGTCCCACCGACGCCATCCTCGGCGCCAGCCAGCTGATGCACAGCGTGATCGCCGCCGAATGCAGCGGCTGCGAGCTGTGCCTCCCGGCCTGCCCGGTGGACTGCATCGTCATGGCCGCCGCACCAGATCTGTCCATGCCGGCACGTGCGCCGCAGTTCCGCCGCCGCTACGAGCAGCGCGAACGCCGCCTGGCACGGATCGCCGACCAGCGCCGCAGCGCCCACGAACAGCGCAAGACCCTGCTCAAGGCACGCGCCGCCGCCAGCGACCCCAGCGAAGCCCCCGCCCCAACGGACCCGGTGGCCCGGGCGCTGGCCGCCGCAAGAGCAAAGGCCGCCAAGCCGCAATGA
- the metG gene encoding methionine--tRNA ligase, producing MSRQILVTNALPYANGPIHLGHMVGYIQADIWVRYQRLQGHEVHYVCADDAHGTPIMLAAEKAGMTPEAFIAGIKTEHERDFREFGVNFDLYHSTHSPENEELAGLIYTRLKQGGAIASRTIQQLYDPVKEMFLPDRYIKGECPRCGTADQYGDNCENCGAAYAPTDLKNPRSVVSGATPVMKDSEHYFFELPRFQAFLQDWLAGEVAHSSIRAKLQEWFDGGLRDWDISRDAPYFGFAIPGAPGKYFYVWLDAPIGYMAAFRALCGQRKLDFDRYWAAGSQAELHHFIGKDIVNFHGLFWPAMLQGSQHRTPTRLHVNGYLTINGAKMSKSRGTFIRGRTYLNHLNPEYLRYYFAAKLGDGPDDLDLSLEDFTNRVNSDLVGKYVNIASRCAGFIEKLFGGRLAVAMHDRTLFEDFAGEAANLAKLYETGDFAGAMREIMLMADDANGEIQKLAPWTLARDEAQRERLHQICTSFINLFRQLTIYLKPVLPNVAAQVEQFLLAEHPLTWADAHKPLLGTDIRPYAALITRVDPKATEAMLAEEAASTAPADKKPETAAPAKAAAPAPAATDAAHIGIEDFGKVDLRIARIENAEHVEGADKLLKLTLDLGPLGKRQVFAGIKSAYAPEQLVGKLTVMVANLAPRKMKFGMSEGMVLAASHGDGKPFLLWPDSGAEPGMRIK from the coding sequence ATGAGCCGCCAGATCCTGGTCACCAACGCCCTTCCCTACGCCAACGGCCCGATCCACCTGGGCCACATGGTCGGCTACATCCAGGCCGACATCTGGGTGCGCTACCAGCGGCTGCAGGGACACGAGGTGCACTACGTCTGCGCCGACGACGCCCATGGCACGCCGATCATGCTGGCGGCGGAAAAGGCCGGCATGACGCCGGAAGCCTTCATCGCCGGCATCAAGACCGAGCACGAACGCGACTTCCGCGAGTTCGGCGTGAATTTCGACCTCTACCACTCCACGCACTCGCCCGAGAACGAGGAGCTGGCCGGGCTGATCTACACACGCCTGAAGCAGGGCGGCGCCATCGCCAGCCGCACGATCCAGCAGCTCTACGACCCGGTGAAGGAGATGTTCCTGCCGGACCGCTACATCAAGGGCGAATGCCCGCGCTGCGGCACGGCCGACCAGTACGGCGACAACTGCGAGAACTGCGGCGCCGCCTACGCCCCCACCGACCTGAAGAACCCGCGCTCCGTGGTCTCCGGCGCCACGCCGGTGATGAAGGACTCCGAGCACTACTTCTTCGAGTTGCCGCGCTTCCAGGCTTTCCTGCAGGACTGGCTGGCGGGCGAGGTCGCGCACTCCTCGATCCGCGCCAAGCTGCAGGAATGGTTCGACGGCGGCCTGCGCGACTGGGACATTTCGCGCGACGCACCCTACTTCGGCTTCGCCATTCCCGGCGCGCCGGGCAAGTATTTCTACGTCTGGCTGGACGCGCCGATCGGCTACATGGCCGCGTTCCGCGCGCTCTGCGGCCAGCGCAAGCTGGACTTCGACCGCTACTGGGCCGCCGGCTCGCAGGCCGAGCTGCACCATTTCATCGGCAAGGACATCGTCAACTTCCACGGCCTGTTCTGGCCGGCGATGCTGCAGGGCTCGCAGCACCGCACGCCGACGCGCCTGCACGTCAACGGCTACCTCACGATCAACGGCGCCAAGATGTCGAAGTCGCGCGGCACCTTCATCCGCGGGCGCACCTACCTGAACCACCTGAACCCGGAATATCTGCGCTACTACTTCGCGGCCAAGCTCGGCGACGGGCCGGACGATCTTGACCTGAGCCTGGAGGACTTCACCAACCGGGTGAACAGCGATCTGGTCGGCAAGTACGTCAACATCGCCAGCCGCTGCGCCGGCTTCATCGAAAAGCTGTTCGGCGGCCGCCTGGCGGTGGCCATGCATGACCGCACGCTGTTCGAGGACTTCGCCGGCGAGGCCGCCAATCTTGCCAAGCTCTACGAGACGGGCGACTTCGCCGGCGCGATGCGCGAAATCATGCTGATGGCCGACGACGCCAACGGCGAGATCCAGAAGCTGGCACCCTGGACGCTGGCCAGGGACGAGGCGCAGCGCGAGCGCCTGCACCAGATCTGCACCAGCTTCATCAACCTGTTCCGCCAGCTGACGATCTACCTCAAGCCCGTGCTGCCCAACGTGGCGGCGCAGGTGGAGCAGTTCCTGCTGGCCGAGCACCCGCTGACCTGGGCCGATGCGCACAAGCCCCTGCTGGGCACCGACATCCGTCCCTACGCCGCCCTGATCACCCGCGTCGATCCCAAAGCCACCGAAGCCATGCTCGCCGAAGAAGCCGCCAGCACCGCCCCCGCGGACAAGAAGCCGGAAACCGCCGCTCCCGCCAAGGCCGCAGCCCCTGCGCCCGCCGCCACGGATGCCGCGCATATTGGCATCGAGGACTTCGGCAAGGTGGACCTGCGCATCGCGCGCATCGAGAACGCCGAGCACGTCGAGGGCGCCGACAAGCTGCTGAAACTGACGCTGGACCTGGGCCCCCTGGGCAAACGCCAGGTCTTCGCCGGCATCAAGTCGGCCTATGCGCCGGAACAGCTGGTGGGCAAGCTCACCGTCATGGTCGCCAACCTGGCACCGCGCAAGATGAAGTTCGGCATGTCCGAGGGCATGGTGCTGGCCGCCAGCCACGGCGACGGCAAGCCCTTCCTGCTGTGGCCGGACAGCGGGGCGGAGCCGGGGATGCGGATCAAGTAA
- the apbC gene encoding iron-sulfur cluster carrier protein ApbC, giving the protein MSTLTPDAIAAVLDRYVHPLIGRSLMAAGAVRRIEAGRQPAIDLEIGFPAAGLRESLAAAVRGEVKKALGVEPEVRISWKILSQAVQKNLQPMAGIRNIIAVASGKGGVGKSTVAVNLALALQAEGARVGILDADIYGPSQPLMLGSRDRPQSPDGKHMYPIVAHGLQAMSIGFLIPQDDQPMIWRGPMIIQALNQLLTETRWDDLDYLVIDLPPGTGDIQLSLSQRVPVSGAVIVTTPQDIALLDARKGLQMFRKVGVPVLGVVENMSVFCCPNCGHNTPVFGEGGGARMAQDYGVELLGRLPLDMRIRQQADSGTPTVAADPESDLSQLYRDIARRAAAGLAYGTADDAFPTIEVTDD; this is encoded by the coding sequence ATGAGCACCCTCACTCCCGACGCCATCGCCGCGGTCCTGGACCGCTACGTCCACCCCCTGATCGGGCGCAGCCTGATGGCCGCCGGCGCCGTGCGGCGCATCGAGGCCGGCCGCCAGCCGGCCATCGACCTGGAAATCGGCTTTCCCGCCGCCGGCCTGCGCGAGTCGCTGGCGGCGGCGGTGCGGGGCGAGGTGAAGAAGGCCCTGGGGGTGGAGCCCGAGGTGCGCATCAGCTGGAAGATCCTGTCGCAGGCGGTGCAGAAGAACCTGCAGCCGATGGCGGGCATCCGCAACATCATCGCCGTGGCCAGCGGCAAGGGTGGCGTCGGCAAGTCCACGGTCGCGGTCAACCTGGCGCTGGCGCTGCAGGCCGAAGGTGCCCGCGTGGGCATCCTCGACGCCGACATCTATGGCCCCAGCCAGCCGCTGATGCTGGGCAGCCGCGATCGCCCGCAGTCGCCGGACGGCAAGCATATGTACCCGATCGTGGCCCACGGCCTGCAGGCCATGAGCATCGGCTTCCTGATCCCGCAGGACGACCAGCCGATGATCTGGCGCGGTCCGATGATCATCCAGGCGCTGAACCAGCTGCTCACCGAAACCCGCTGGGACGACCTGGACTACCTGGTCATCGACCTGCCGCCGGGCACCGGCGACATCCAGCTGTCGCTGTCGCAGCGCGTGCCGGTCAGCGGCGCGGTGATCGTCACCACGCCGCAGGACATCGCCCTGCTGGACGCCAGGAAGGGCCTGCAGATGTTCCGCAAGGTCGGCGTCCCGGTGCTGGGCGTGGTGGAGAACATGAGCGTGTTCTGCTGCCCCAACTGCGGCCACAACACGCCGGTCTTCGGCGAGGGCGGCGGCGCGCGCATGGCGCAGGATTACGGCGTGGAGCTGCTGGGCCGCCTGCCGCTGGACATGCGCATCCGCCAGCAGGCCGACAGCGGCACGCCGACCGTTGCGGCGGACCCGGAGTCGGACCTGTCGCAGCTGTACCGCGACATCGCGCGCCGCGCCGCCGCGGGCCTGGCCTACGGCACGGCCGACGACGCCTTCCCGACCATCGAAGTCACCGACGACTGA
- the dcd gene encoding dCTP deaminase: MSIKSDKWIRRMAEQGMIEPFAPQQVRHAADGHKIVSYGVSSYGYDVRCADEFKIFTNINSTIVDPKAFDPKSFVDVKSDVCIIPPNSFVLARTVEFFRIPRSTLVVCLGKSTYARCGIIVNVTPLEPEWEGHVTLEFSNTTPLPAKIYANEGVAQMLFFESDEVCETSYADRGGKYMGQQGVTLPKT, from the coding sequence ATGAGCATCAAATCCGACAAGTGGATCCGCCGCATGGCGGAGCAGGGCATGATCGAGCCGTTCGCGCCGCAGCAGGTGCGCCATGCCGCCGACGGCCACAAGATCGTCTCCTACGGCGTGTCCAGCTACGGCTACGACGTGCGCTGCGCCGACGAGTTCAAGATCTTCACCAACATCAACTCCACGATCGTGGACCCGAAGGCCTTCGACCCGAAGAGCTTCGTCGACGTGAAGTCGGACGTCTGCATCATTCCGCCCAATTCCTTCGTGCTGGCGCGGACGGTGGAGTTCTTCCGCATCCCGCGCAGCACGCTGGTGGTGTGCCTGGGCAAGAGCACCTACGCGCGCTGCGGCATCATCGTCAACGTGACGCCGCTGGAGCCGGAGTGGGAAGGCCACGTGACGCTGGAGTTCTCCAACACGACGCCGCTGCCGGCGAAGATCTACGCCAACGAGGGTGTGGCACAGATGCTGTTCTTCGAATCCGACGAGGTCTGCGAGACGTCGTACGCGGATCGCGGTGGCAAGTACATGGGGCAGCAGGGTGTGACGTTGCCGAAGACTTGA
- a CDS encoding AraC family transcriptional regulator, whose amino-acid sequence MPEPTTIASWAAAIARALQARGCDAPALFAQAGLDYARREEPEARYPLRGMTRLWDLARAATGDPAFALELPRHVQPGTLHALGLALRVSPSLQDGLLRLARYSRIVSDAVDIALEQEPGRMSLVFRPPHHDVPLADAAVEAFMATTVQLGRSLAGQDNALLACEFRHTPAGLGPYERWFGCLVRAGQPQNRLVFDLALLQAPLPGADPQQLRQYDAAASAYLGRFDAQPVSQRVREHLVRQLPAGEPTREAVAAALKLTPRTLLRRLAAENATYKELLNDTRRELALSYLRQGRSAAEVTWLLGFADPSNFARAFRRWTGVAPAQWQQAQRTVAR is encoded by the coding sequence TTGCCGGAACCGACCACCATCGCCAGTTGGGCTGCCGCCATCGCCCGCGCCCTGCAAGCCCGCGGCTGCGACGCCCCGGCCCTGTTCGCGCAGGCCGGCCTGGACTATGCCCGCCGCGAGGAGCCGGAGGCGCGTTATCCCCTGCGCGGCATGACCCGTCTCTGGGACCTGGCCAGGGCCGCCACCGGCGACCCGGCCTTTGCCCTGGAACTGCCGCGCCACGTGCAGCCCGGAACCTTGCATGCCCTGGGCCTGGCCCTGCGCGTCAGCCCCAGCCTGCAGGACGGCCTGCTGCGCCTGGCGCGCTACTCGCGCATCGTCAGCGATGCCGTCGACATAGCCCTGGAACAGGAGCCGGGCCGCATGTCCCTGGTGTTCAGGCCGCCACACCACGATGTGCCGCTGGCCGACGCCGCCGTGGAAGCCTTCATGGCCACGACCGTACAACTGGGCCGCAGCCTGGCTGGCCAGGACAACGCCTTGCTGGCCTGCGAGTTCCGCCACACCCCGGCCGGCCTCGGCCCTTACGAGCGCTGGTTCGGCTGCCTGGTGCGCGCCGGCCAGCCGCAGAACCGCCTAGTCTTCGACCTGGCCCTGCTGCAGGCACCCCTGCCCGGCGCCGACCCGCAGCAGCTGCGCCAGTACGATGCCGCTGCCTCCGCCTACCTGGGACGCTTCGATGCCCAGCCGGTCTCGCAGCGCGTACGCGAGCACCTGGTGCGGCAGCTGCCTGCCGGCGAACCCACGCGCGAAGCCGTGGCCGCCGCCCTGAAGCTGACGCCGCGCACGCTGCTGCGCCGCCTCGCGGCGGAGAACGCCACCTATAAGGAATTGTTGAATGACACGCGCCGTGAACTGGCGCTGTCCTACCTGAGGCAGGGGCGCAGCGCGGCGGAAGTGACCTGGCTGCTGGGGTTTGCCGACCCGAGCAATTTCGCGCGGGCGTTCAGGCGGTGGACGGGGGTGGCGCCGGCGCAGTGGCAGCAGGCGCAACGAACTGTGGCGAGGTGA
- a CDS encoding alkyl sulfatase dimerization domain-containing protein produces the protein MTRPTAALAAAGLLALLSACKDKAAAPAAPVATPAALSAHSAEFRKEVIQAAEGVYVAVGYGIANSIMLVGDDGIIIVDTMEDEATARAVLAEFRKITDKPVKALVYTHSHPDHIGGARVFTGGATDIPVYAQNEVIRNMDRTTFELQEAITRRSLRMYGPLLPPEEMVNVGLGPGLEMHEGSVVDILRPNKLFGESLKESIAGIDFELVHAPGETTDQLFVWLPKQRVLLPGDNLYRTFPNLYTIRGTTYRDPRLWADSLDKMRALKPAVLVPSHTRPLQGEQQIHDILTTYRDGIRYVNDQTLRLINLGYTPDEIAPRIKLPPGLAASPFLQEFYGKPGWSARSIYSGNLGWFDGNPTNLQPLAPEEEAQKMIALAGGAEAMLKQAKDADARGESQWVLQLTDYLLRAQPDAGEAKQLRIKALRALGEREANPNARHWYLMTARELAGEFKLPGRIMQPTPDMLAQLPLHRFFDALAINLNPEASAEVTTSVAFEFTDSSERYTYIVRRGVSEVVPELRDDADIVVRVSGQAFKEMLARLRNPAVSLMRDFEVTKGGKLDFAKFMKMFEPMEQGH, from the coding sequence ATGACCCGTCCCACTGCTGCCCTGGCTGCCGCCGGCCTGCTGGCCCTGCTGTCCGCCTGCAAGGACAAGGCCGCCGCCCCGGCGGCGCCCGTGGCCACCCCGGCCGCGCTGAGCGCGCACAGCGCCGAGTTCCGCAAGGAGGTGATCCAGGCCGCCGAGGGAGTCTACGTGGCGGTGGGCTACGGCATCGCCAACTCGATCATGCTGGTCGGCGACGACGGCATCATCATCGTCGACACGATGGAGGACGAGGCCACCGCCAGGGCGGTGCTGGCGGAGTTCCGCAAGATCACCGACAAGCCGGTCAAGGCGCTGGTCTACACGCACTCGCACCCCGACCACATCGGCGGCGCGCGCGTCTTCACCGGCGGTGCCACCGACATCCCGGTGTACGCGCAGAACGAGGTGATCCGCAACATGGATCGCACCACCTTCGAACTGCAGGAGGCGATCACGCGGCGCTCCCTGCGCATGTACGGCCCGCTGCTGCCGCCGGAGGAAATGGTCAACGTCGGCCTGGGGCCCGGCCTGGAGATGCACGAGGGCAGCGTGGTCGACATCCTGCGGCCGAACAAGCTGTTCGGCGAGTCGCTGAAGGAAAGCATTGCCGGCATCGACTTCGAGCTGGTGCATGCGCCGGGCGAAACCACCGACCAGCTGTTCGTCTGGCTGCCGAAACAGCGCGTACTGCTGCCGGGCGACAACCTCTACCGTACCTTCCCCAATCTCTACACGATCCGCGGCACCACCTATCGCGATCCGCGGCTGTGGGCGGACTCGCTGGACAAGATGCGCGCGCTCAAGCCGGCGGTGCTGGTGCCCAGCCACACGCGGCCGCTGCAGGGCGAGCAGCAGATCCACGACATCCTCACCACGTATCGCGACGGCATCCGCTACGTCAACGACCAGACGCTGCGCCTGATCAACCTCGGCTACACGCCCGACGAGATCGCGCCGCGCATCAAGCTGCCGCCGGGCCTTGCGGCTTCCCCCTTCCTGCAGGAGTTCTACGGCAAGCCGGGCTGGTCGGCGCGCAGCATCTACAGCGGCAACCTCGGCTGGTTCGACGGCAACCCGACGAACCTGCAGCCGCTGGCGCCGGAGGAAGAAGCGCAGAAGATGATCGCCCTGGCGGGTGGTGCCGAGGCGATGCTCAAGCAGGCGAAGGACGCGGACGCGCGCGGCGAATCGCAGTGGGTGCTGCAGCTCACCGACTACCTGCTCCGGGCGCAGCCGGATGCCGGCGAGGCGAAGCAGCTGCGCATCAAGGCCCTGCGTGCACTGGGCGAGCGCGAGGCCAATCCCAATGCGCGCCACTGGTACCTGATGACGGCGCGCGAGCTGGCCGGCGAGTTCAAGCTGCCGGGCCGCATCATGCAGCCCACGCCGGACATGCTGGCGCAGCTGCCGCTGCACCGCTTCTTCGATGCGCTGGCGATCAACCTGAATCCCGAGGCCTCGGCCGAGGTGACGACCTCGGTGGCCTTCGAGTTCACCGACAGTTCCGAGCGCTACACCTACATCGTGCGGCGCGGGGTCAGCGAGGTGGTGCCGGAACTGCGCGACGACGCCGATATCGTGGTGCGTGTGTCCGGACAGGCCTTCAAGGAAATGCTGGCCAGGCTGCGCAACCCGGCGGTGAGCCTGATGCGCGATTTCGAGGTGACCAAGGGCGGCAAGCTCGACTTCGCGAAGTTCATGAAGATGTTCGAGCCGATGGAGCAGGGGCACTGA